A stretch of DNA from Mycobacterium senriense:
CGGCCGAACGCATCAACCCCACCACGCCGTGCTTGGATGCGGCGTAGGCGAACATCGCGGAACTGCCGTCGCCGCCGCGCCCAGTCAGACCCTGCGACGAGCTGATCATCACGATCGAGCCGCCCCGGCCCTTGCGGATGATCGACGGCACCGTCGCGAGCAGCGTGTGCCAGACCCCCTTGAGATTCGTATCCACGATCGAGTTGAACACCGGCTCGGAATGGGCGTCGGTGTCACCGATCGCGACCACTCCCGCGTTGGCGATGACGATGTCCACCTCTCCGATGGCATCGATCGCGCCCTGCACCCCGGCCTCCAGCTGTGCCAGGTCGCGGACGTCGGCGACGACGGGCACGGCTTTGCGCCCGGCGGCTTCGACCAGTCGTACGGTCTCGTCGAGATCGGCCTTGGTTCCCAACGAGTACGGAATCGCCTCGAGATCGGCGCAGATGTCGACGGCGATGATGTCGGCGCCCTGCTCGGCCAGCGCCACGGCGTGGCTGCGGCCCTGGCCGCGCGCGGCGCCGGTGATCACGGCAACCGTGTTGTCGAATTCGCCCATGACTACACCTCCATCGTCGTGCCGGTCTCGCGCTCGGCGAAGGCCACCAAGCGTCCGGCGGTGTCGTAATCGCACGCCAGCGCCGTGCGGCCGGTGAGCACCGGGCCGCCGCGCAGCCCGAACCTGCCGCTGACCCCGACGTAGCTGCCCGGCGGAATCGGCTCGCTGATGCAGTAGAGCGTGGGCGCCGCACCTTCGTCGATGTCGTTGGCCAACCGGTCGGCCACCGCCTTGACCCCCTTGTGGGCCAGCGACATCAGCGGCGAGTCGCCCAGGTTCGACAGGTTGGAGGCCACCCAGCCGGGGTGGGTGAGCTGCGTGACGATCGGCGATCCGGCCGCGCGCAGCCTGCGGTCCAACTCCAGCCCCCACAGCATGACCGCGAGCTTGGACTGCGCGTACGCGCCCAACCGCGTCCACTTGTGCTGACGCAGGTGCGGGTCGTCGAGCCGCAGCGTCGCCGAACGGTGCGCATCGGAGCCGACGTTGATGATCTGCGAGCGCACCCTTCCGAGCAGCAGATTGGTCAGGGCGAAGGGCCCGAGCAGGTTGGTGCCGAGCGTCATCTCGAAGCCGTCGACCGTCTCGGTGCGCCGGTCGGTCAGGGCCCCCGCGTTGTTGACCAGGATGTCCACCGGCTCGTCGATCAGGCCCGCGAACGCGCGCACCGACGACAGGTCGGCGAGGTCCAGCTTGACCACGGCGGTTGAGCCGCCCATCGCAGCAATTTCGGTGGCGCGTTGCTCGCCGAGTTGGGTGTTGCGCACGGCCAGGATCACGTGCGCACCGGCTTTGGCGAGCGCACGCGCGGTGCCGAGCCCGACGCCGTTGGTCGCTCCGGTCACGATCACGCGTTTGCCGGTGAGGTTGCCGAGTCTGCTCGGCGTCCACGGTGAGGTCACGGCGATCAAGAGTAATGGTCGGTTCTATGTAAGTTGGACCGGTTCTGCCAACATTGTTGCGGAACACAGCGGCAGACCCCCGAGGCGGTTCGACGATGAGTGACAGCGCCACCGAGATCACCAACCTCATCTACACCTATGCGCAGCTTCTCGACGGCGGCGACCTGGACGGGGTGGCCCGGCTCTTCGAGCACGGCCGCATCTGTGGCATGGAGAACGGCCCGCCTGAGACGGTGTTCGCGGGTTCCGCGCGGGTGCGGGAGATGTATGACATGGCCACTCGGATCTACGAAGACGGCACCCCGAAGACCAAACACAACACGACCAACGTGCAGCTCTACATCGACGAGGCGGCCGGGACCGCGCGGAGCACCTCGTATTACTGCGTCACGCAGGCCACCCCGGAGCTGCCGCTGCAGGTCATCGTGACCGGGCATTACCAGGACACGTTTCACCGCGTCGACGGGGCCTGGTGCTTCGAAAGCCGCACCATGTTCGTCGACCAGGTCGGCGACGTCAGCCGGCATCTGAAGTTCTGATCCGTGGCAGCCCCGAGCGCGTCCGACGGCCCGTTCGACCCGGCCGCCGTGCTGGCCGATGCGCAACGCAAAGAAGGCCTCACCGATTGGGGCCCCGGCGAATTCGAGGGCCCGGTGGCCGTGTTGCTGGCCGACTATGCCCGCGCCGACCTCAACGCCATCGGCGTGCACATCCTGCGGTCGGGCCTGCTGCACAGCCTGCGGATGCGGCTGCGCGCGCAGGAGTGGATCCGCGGGCACCCGGAGATCCTCGACGAGCGCGTGGCCGCGCCGATCGTCGTCGTCGGAATGATGCGCAGCGGCACCACGTTGTTGCAGCGGCTGCTGGCCGCCGACCCGCGCTTCGTCTGCGCCTACGGCTGGGAGGTGGTCGAGGTCGCGCCGCGGCTGGACCATCGGTTCACCCAGGCCGCCGATCCACGGATCGCGATCAGCGAAGCGCGCGAAGCGAAGACACGCGAACTTGCGCCCGAGTTGTTCGCCATCCACCCGATGTACGCGCGGGAGGCCGAGGAGGAGATCGTCTTTCTGGCCGACGCATTCCTGTCGCACGTCCCGGAATCGGGTGCGCACCTGCCGCGGTACCGAGCCTGGCTCGACGAGCAGGACTTCTCCCCCGCCTACGGCTATCTGCACCGCATGCTGCAGTTCCTGCAGTGGCAGAAACGCCAGCGTGGCGTGCACGGCCTGCGCTGGGTGCTCAAATCGCCTGCGCACCTGGGTTATCTGGATCTGCTGCGGGCGCGGTTTCCCGACCTGCACATCGTGCACATGCATCGCGACCCGCGCACCACGATTGCCTCGGGGGCCGGCCTCAACGCGACCCTGCACGCGATGCACGCCGATACCGTCGACGCGGGCCGGGTCGGCGCGCAATGGCTGCAGCGGATGGGCTGGACCAATGATCGGGCCATGGCAGTCCGCGACGGCTGGACCGATGAGGGTGCCGTGGTCACCGACATCGGATTCGACGAGGCGGTGACCGACCCGATCGGTCAGGTGGCGCGTGTCTACGACGCCATCGGGGTGGCGCTGACGGCAGACGCCGAGGACGCGATGCGGCGCTGGCTGGCGCACCGCCCGCGGGAAATGCCGCGCCCGCCCTATGGGCTGGAGAACTACGGCCTGCGGCCCGAGCAGGTCGACGAGCGATTCATGTTGTACAACAGGCGTTTCGGACAGCACATCGGAGGAACAGCACATGCCTGATGACCCCGTCGCGACGGCGTCCCAGCACGAACAGGAGCTGGCGGCCCTCGACCTGATCGAGCACCCGACCGTCAAGGCCGCCTACCGCACCGTCGCCGAGACCTGGCTGGGCCGGGCCAAGGCGTCGGACGCGATGCGCGAACGGTTCGACGACGCGTTCGCCGAGGTGATGTTCTCGGCGGCGGTGTGGTCGTCCAATCAGGACAAGCTGCGGCCGAAGGTCAGCTGCATCACCCGGCTTGCGCACCCGGTGGACGGGCGCCGCATCCCGGGATCGCGTTGGGGCATCGACAATCCCGACAGCGTGTACCGGGTTATCCCGATCTCGGGCGACGAGCGCTACGAGATCCGCGGCCGGGTGGGTGAAAACCGCATGACCGAGAACTACTTCACGCTGTGGGACGCGCAGATGGGCACCGTCGCCTTGCTCAACGGCCGCACCATGCAGGTCGACTCCGATGGCGGCTACACCATCACGGTCGACGCCGACCCCGCCAACGGCCGGCCCAACCACGTGCAGACCACGGCGGAAGCCCACGAGTTCTACATCCGCGACGTGCTGCTGGACTGGGGCCGCGACGACCCCAATCACATTGAGGTGCAACGGCTCGGCGGTCCTCCGGCCACCCCGGCGCGCACGCTCGACGAGCAGGCCGAGGCCACCGCGGCGATGATGGGCTACTTCGCGAACTTCACCGGCAAGCTCAGCCACGGCGTCTACAAGATGCCGGCCAACCACTTCAACCTGGCCTGGTCGGCCGACAAGGTCGGCGCAATGCGCAACCAGGTTTACGTCATGGGCCGGTTCGACCTCGCCCCCGACGAGGCTTTCGTCGTCGACTTGAACGACGGTGGCGCCGAATACTTCACGGTGCCGCTGAGCAACATCTGGGGCACCACGCTCGATCTCGTCGACCGCACCGGCAGCCTCAACAAGGCCCAGTCGGTGCCCAACGAGGACGGCTCGTACACCTATGTGATCTCACCCGTCGATCCCGGCGTCGCGAACTGGATTGACTCCGACGGTCTGCGAGAGGCCATCTTGACCCTGCGCATGGCCGAGTTCGGCGCGGGGGGCCCAAACGAAAATCTCGGCGCGCGTGGGCGGGTGGTCACGCTGGACCGGCTCGACGCCGAGGTGCCGCACCTGCCCCGGGTGAGCGGCCAGGAGCGCGCGACTCAATTGGCGCAGCGACGCAAGGCCTATCTACGGCGCCTGCCGGAAGGGACGATCTGACGATGGCGCGCTGGCTGATCACGGGCTGCTCCACCGGCTTTGGACGCGAGATCGCCCGCGCCGCGCTGCATGCCGGCCACAGCGTGGTGGTGACCGCGCGGCGGGCCGAGGCGGTGGCCGACATCGCCGACGAGTTCGGGGATCGGGCCGTCGCGGTGGCCCTCGACGTGACCGATGCCGCCCAGGTCGCGGCGGCGGTGTCGGCGGCCGACCGGGCATTCGGCGGAATCGACGTCCTGGTCAACAACGCCGGCCACGGCTACCTGTCCTCGGTTGAAGAGGGCGAGGACGCCGAGGTCCGAAAGTTGTTCGATGTCAACTACTTCGGGGCCATCGACATGATCAAGGCGGTGCTGCCGGCCATGCGCGCCCGCGGGTCGGGCCACATCATCAACATCTCCTCGATGACCGGTCTGG
This window harbors:
- a CDS encoding oxidoreductase — translated: MARWLITGCSTGFGREIARAALHAGHSVVVTARRAEAVADIADEFGDRAVAVALDVTDAAQVAAAVSAADRAFGGIDVLVNNAGHGYLSSVEEGEDAEVRKLFDVNYFGAIDMIKAVLPAMRARGSGHIINISSMTGLVANPPNAYYSSTKFALEAVTEALAAEVRPLGIKVTAIEPGAFRTDWATRSMKESGSPIPDYADVAARKDLIKQFADHLPGDPKKVADAVLMVTTLDEPPLRLLLGRDVLKAMRDKITAMSASIEEWKSVTKDVNFPDS
- a CDS encoding SDR family NAD(P)-dependent oxidoreductase; the encoded protein is MTSPWTPSRLGNLTGKRVIVTGATNGVGLGTARALAKAGAHVILAVRNTQLGEQRATEIAAMGGSTAVVKLDLADLSSVRAFAGLIDEPVDILVNNAGALTDRRTETVDGFEMTLGTNLLGPFALTNLLLGRVRSQIINVGSDAHRSATLRLDDPHLRQHKWTRLGAYAQSKLAVMLWGLELDRRLRAAGSPIVTQLTHPGWVASNLSNLGDSPLMSLAHKGVKAVADRLANDIDEGAAPTLYCISEPIPPGSYVGVSGRFGLRGGPVLTGRTALACDYDTAGRLVAFAERETGTTMEV
- a CDS encoding sulfotransferase family protein, translated to MAAPSASDGPFDPAAVLADAQRKEGLTDWGPGEFEGPVAVLLADYARADLNAIGVHILRSGLLHSLRMRLRAQEWIRGHPEILDERVAAPIVVVGMMRSGTTLLQRLLAADPRFVCAYGWEVVEVAPRLDHRFTQAADPRIAISEAREAKTRELAPELFAIHPMYAREAEEEIVFLADAFLSHVPESGAHLPRYRAWLDEQDFSPAYGYLHRMLQFLQWQKRQRGVHGLRWVLKSPAHLGYLDLLRARFPDLHIVHMHRDPRTTIASGAGLNATLHAMHADTVDAGRVGAQWLQRMGWTNDRAMAVRDGWTDEGAVVTDIGFDEAVTDPIGQVARVYDAIGVALTADAEDAMRRWLAHRPREMPRPPYGLENYGLRPEQVDERFMLYNRRFGQHIGGTAHA
- a CDS encoding nuclear transport factor 2 family protein, which codes for MSDSATEITNLIYTYAQLLDGGDLDGVARLFEHGRICGMENGPPETVFAGSARVREMYDMATRIYEDGTPKTKHNTTNVQLYIDEAAGTARSTSYYCVTQATPELPLQVIVTGHYQDTFHRVDGAWCFESRTMFVDQVGDVSRHLKF
- a CDS encoding mycofactocin-coupled SDR family oxidoreductase, encoding MGEFDNTVAVITGAARGQGRSHAVALAEQGADIIAVDICADLEAIPYSLGTKADLDETVRLVEAAGRKAVPVVADVRDLAQLEAGVQGAIDAIGEVDIVIANAGVVAIGDTDAHSEPVFNSIVDTNLKGVWHTLLATVPSIIRKGRGGSIVMISSSQGLTGRGGDGSSAMFAYAASKHGVVGLMRSAANAYAPHKIRVNAIHPAGVTTPMILNDFVVNRMLENPNPAVSQMLLPDVPLVEPQDVTEAVLWLAGPKARYVTGVSVPVDAGHVVM